Proteins encoded by one window of Manihot esculenta cultivar AM560-2 chromosome 10, M.esculenta_v8, whole genome shotgun sequence:
- the LOC110624403 gene encoding partner of Y14 and mago: MATSNHGGGGGGGGGGGGVGREEEQLKKMTELSKTLKEGERILAPTRRPDGTLRKPIRIRAGYVPQDEVAIYQSKGTLWKKEMESQVVPPGYDPAMDVKPKTKSVKRNERKKEKRLQASLEKGKNLEAMVDDDMKNEEVLPAEPLGHPSESVKSLTSQMNELAVSANPVSSTPADSTEVSDTSAPSQDIDKRIRALKKKVRIAEGQQQKTAPEDMKPEQLEKLAKLESWRQELKLLEGKKAEHAAS, translated from the exons ATGGCTACCAGTAATcatggtggtggaggaggaggaggtggtggtggtggtggggttGGACGAGAAGAAGAGCAACTCAAGAAAATGACCGAGTTAAGCAAAACCCTAAAAGAAGGAGAGAGAATTTTAGCCCCCACGCGACGACCCGACGGTACTCTCCGAAAACCCATCCGGATTCGCGCTGGTTATGTACCCCAAGACGAAGTTGCCATCTACCAATCTAAAGGCACCCTG TGGAAAAAGGAAATGGAATCTCAGGTGGTGCCTCCAGGATATGATCCAGCTATGGATGTAAAACCTAAGACAAAATCAGTAAAGaggaatgaaagaaagaaggagaagaggttACAG GCTTCTCTTGAGAAAGGTAAGAACTTGGAAGCAATGGTTGATGATGACATGAAAAATGAAGAAGTGTTACCTGCTGAACCCCTAGGTCATCCATCAGAATCTGTCAAGTCATTGACATCTCAAATGAATGAGCTAGCTGTTTCTGCAAATCCTGTCAGTAGTACTCCTGCAGACTCAACAGAGGTTTCAGATACAAGTGCTCCATCTCAAGATATTGATAAAAGAATTCGGGCACTTAAAAAGAAG GTTCGGATAGCAGAAGGTCAGCAGCAGAAGACTGCACCAGAGGATATGAAACCAGAGCAGTTGGAGAAGTTGGCAAAATTGGAAAGCTGGCGCCAGGAGCTAAAGCTTTTAGAGGGTAAAAAAGCTGAACATGCAGCATCATGA
- the LOC110624818 gene encoding uncharacterized protein LOC110624818 has product MAKGSSGRRRIASRQCRPAPYQLPSCNQDVLEDLYLKKSSKVLDKKEWEDVTCSVCMECPHNAVLLLCSSHDKGCRPYMCATSFRYSNCLDQYRKAYTKVISSSGTAENPILLSDSGWPVDKCEVTALACPLCRGQVKGWTVVEPAREYLNAKKRSCMQDDCSFIGTYKELRKHVRTAHPSARPREVDPIHEQKWSRLEREREHDDVISTIRSTMPGAMVFGDYVIEGNNYGFDTDEENRSFDADAAEGNGGFEVGFDRNLVNVFLLLHAFGPSGNGLNRRLRQSERPNHRTMDESATGIHHISPVGGSNSFDDNDNDIDDGNGDGGLSLVSRLRRHGRVLLGRSGRRRRHREASGGQR; this is encoded by the coding sequence ATGGCAAAAGGTAGCAGTGGACGTCGCAGGATTGCTTCCCGGCAATGCAGGCCAGCGCCATACCAACTGCCGTCTTGTAATCAGGATGTTTTGGAGGATTTGTACCTTAAAAAATCATCCAAAGTGTTGGATAAGAAAGAATGGGAAGATGTAACTTGTTCTGTGTGCATGGAGTGCCCACACAATGCTGTTCTTCTACTCTGTTCCTCTCATGACAAGGGTTGTCGCCCCTATATGTGTGCAACAAGCTTCCGTTATTCTAATTGTCTTGACCAGTACAGAAAGGCTTACACTAAAGTTATCTCTTCCAGTGGCACTGCTGAAAACCCAATTCTGCTATCGGATTCTGGTTGGCCTGTTGACAAGTGTGAAGTTACAGCGCTTGCTTGCCCCCTTTGCAGGGGCCAGGTGAAAGGGTGGACCGTGGTGGAACCTGCACGAGAATATCTAAATGCCAAAAAGAGAAGCTGCATGCAGGATGACTGCTCATTTATTGGAACTTACAAGGAGCTAAGGAAGCACGTGAGGACAGCTCACCCATCTGCACGGCCACGGGAAGTTGATCCGATTCATGAGCAAAAGTGGAGTAGGCTTGAGAGGGAACGCGAGCATGATGATGTAATTAGTACAATAAGGTCTACAATGCCCGGGGCAATGGTTTTTGGGGATTATGTAATAGAGGGAAATAATTATGGTTTTGATACAGATGAAGAAAATAGGAGTTTTGATGCAGATGCTGCAGAGGGGAATGGAGGTTTTGAGGTGGGTTTTGATAGAAACTTGGTGAATGTGTTCCTTCTGTTGCATGCATTTGGGCCATCAGGGAATGGTCTCAATAGACGTCTGAGGCAGTCTGAGAGACCGAACCACCGAACAATGGATGAGAGTGCTACTGGTATCCATCACATTTCTCCTGTTGGTGGTTCAAATTCCTTTGATGATAATGACAATGATATTGATGATGGCAATGGTGATGGTGGCTTATCACTTGTAAGCCGCCTTCGCCGCCATGGAAGAGTGCTTCTGGGACGATCTGGTAGAAGGCGTAGGCATAGAGAAGCCAgtggaggtcagagatga
- the LOC110623956 gene encoding transcription factor bHLH91, with the protein MYVEIGCSFDPNSMVEGPEDEICQVLQPPPHPPQMAETTTNDLSFEENLKLSTEELQNLKLSKERLSYHHSNFHHQEDDASASMEIHLQNHQQMAFNNTHLMQDSSNQVLTFTSSDLLNLFHLPRSSASSLLPDSSISFTNTTHTTPLGFVEDLPMADTAAASSILYDPLFHLNLPPQPPLFKELFQSLPSHGYSLPASSRGSSLFPGGGDDHVEGSGGGGLYQDGDVEHQFDNGVLDFTWDMACIGKGREAGKMTKHFATERQRRQHLNDKYKALRDLVPNPTKNDRASVVGDAIEYIKELLRTVNELKILVDQKRCARERSKRRKTEDDSTENAGSEICSAMKSLGDHPDHHQSFNNGSLRSSWLQRKSKDTEVDVRIIDDEVTIKLVQRKKINCLLFVSKVVDELKLDLHHVAGGHIGDYYSFLFNTKIYEGSSVYASAIANKLIEVVDRHYYASTPSTSCYIQN; encoded by the exons ATGTATGTAGAAATAGGCTGCAGCTTTGATCCCAACTCCATGGTGGAAGGACCAGAAGATGAAATTTGCCAAGTTTTGCAACCTCCACCTCATCCACCACAAATGGCAGAGACCACCACAAATGATCTTAGCTTTGAAGAGAATCTCAAGCTGTCAACAGAAGAGCTACAGAATCTCAAGTTGTCCAAAGAAAGGCTATCTTACCACCATAGCAATTTTCATCACCAAGAGGATGATGCTTCTGCTTCCATGGAAATCCACCTTCAAAATCATCAGCAGATGGCTTTTAATAATACCCATTTGATGCAAGATTCTTCAAATCAAGTTTTGACTTTCACTTCATCTGATCTTCTCAATCTTTTCCACTTACCCAGAAGCTCAGCTTCCTCTTTGCTCCCAGATTCTTCAATTTCCTTCACAAACACTACCCACACAACTCCACTAGGCTTTGTTGAAGATCTTCCAATGGCAGATACAGCAGCTGCCTCCTCCATTCTCTATGACCCACTTTTCCACCTGAACCTTCCCCCACAGCCTCCTTTATTCAAAGAATTATTTCAATCTCTACCCTCACATGGATACTCATTGCCGGCCTCATCAAGAGGCAGCTCCTTGTTTCCTGGTGGAGGAGATGATCATGTCGAGGGGAGTGGAGGAGGTGGTCTTTACCAAGATGGAGATGTTGAGCACCAGTTTGATAATGGAGTTCTGGACTTCACATGGGACATGGCTTGTATTGGCAAAGGTAGAGAAGCTGGGAAAATGACCAAACACTTTGCCACTGAACGTCAAAGGAGACAACACCTGAATGATAAGTACAAAGCCTTGAGAGATTTGGTTCCTAATCCTACCAAG AATGATAGAGCATCTGTGGTTGGAGATGCAATAGAGTATATAAAAGAACTTCTTCGAACAGTAAATGAGCTGAAAATTCTAGTGGATCAAAAGAGATGTGCAAGAGAAAGAAGCAAGAGACGCAAAACTGAAGATGATTCCACAGAGAATGCTGGCAGTGAAATTTGTTCTGCAATGAAATCTCTTGGTGACCACCCAGATCATCATCAGTCCTTCAACAATGGATCATTGAGGAGCTCTTGGCTTCAAAGAAAATCCAAGGACACAGAGGTCGATGTTAGAATCATAGATGATGAAGTTACTATCAAACTTGTCCAGAGAAAGAAGATCAATTGCTTGTTGTTTGTTTCCAAAGTTGTTGATGAACTTAAGCTTGATCTTCATCATGTTGCTGGTGGCCATATTGGTGATTACTATAGCTTTCTATTTAACACCAAG ATATATGAAGGGTCTTCAGTGTATGCAAGTGCCATAGCAAACAAGCTGATTGAGGTGGTGGACAGACATTATTATGCATCAACTCCATCTACAAGTTGCTACATACAAAATTAG
- the LOC110624067 gene encoding mRNA turnover protein 4 homolog, translating into MPKSKRNRAVSLTKTKKKGREHKETIVNSIREAVESYDSIYVFTFENMRNLKFKEFREQLKSTSRFFLGSNKVMQVSLGRSVADEIRPGIHKVSKLLRGDAGLFLTKLPKEEVERLFNEYEEYDFARTGSIATEKMELKEGPLEQFTHEMEPFLRKQGMPVRLNKGVVELVSDFVVCEEGKHLSPESARILRLLGIKMATFRLHLICRWSPEDFELYREGQDESDVESA; encoded by the exons ATGCCAAAGTCCAAGCGTAACAGAGCAG TTTCACTGACAAAAACCAAGAAGAAAGGGAGAGAACACAAGGAAACCATAGTGAATTCGATAAGGGAAGCTGTGGAAAGCTATGATTCGATTTATGTGTTTACTTTTGAGAACATGAGAAATCTCAAGTTCAAGGAGTTTAGGGAGCAGCTCAAATCTACCAGCAG ATTCTTCCTAGGATCAAACAAAGTAATGCAGGTATCTCTAGGTCGATCTGTTGCAGATGAGATCAGGCCAGGAATTCACAAAGTTTCCAAG CTTCTCCGTGGAGATGCTGGGCTTTTCCTCACCAAGTTGCCAAAAGAAGAAGTTGAGAG GTTATTTAATGAATACGAGGAATATGACTTTGCAAGAACAGGAAGCATTGCAACTGAAAAG ATGGAACTTAAGGAAGGTCCTTTGGAGCAGTTTACCCATGAGATGGAGCCCTTTCTTCGGAAGCAAGGAATGCCTGTTCGGTTGAACAAGG GTGTTGTGGAGCTAGTTTCAGATTTTGTTGTTTGTGAAGAGGGAAAGCACTTGTCACCTGAGTCGGCTCGAATATTG CGATTATTGGGCATCAAGATGGCTACTTTCCGACTTCACTTAATTTGCAGATGGAGTcctgaagattttgagctataCAGAGAAGGGCAAGATGAGTCAGATGTTGAATCTGCATAA
- the LOC110624735 gene encoding pectinesterase: protein MLAKIVVSGISLILVVGVVIGVVVAVNRSNDSSENTEDLSPQMKAVTQICQPTNYKETCTKVLGSANSTDPKELIKAGILAISDSVTKSMNLSEDLVVNGGSNEPRTKLALEDCKILLKNASDELNDILAKVGENDLKSIAEQADDFRIWLSSIISYQELCIDGFDHDSNLKYSVHNSTDYGSELTDNVLTILGGISKILENFGLHLNLPSTNSRRLLRADGYPTWVSAADRKLLAAGNAGKPAPDAVVALDGSGQFKSINAAINSYPKGHQGRFVIYVKAGIYNELVKVPKRQPNIFMYGDGPRRSIITGKKSFTSGFNTWNTASFVVESPGFICKGMGFQNTAGPDGHQAVAMRANSDMSIYHNCRFDGYQDTLLYQAGRQFYRNCVISGTIDFLFGYGAAVIQNSLIIVRKPNPNQSNTVTADGKKERGQPTGLVIHNCRIVPEVKLDPERLTVKTYLGRPWKQFSTTVVMESQVGDLIQPEGWIPWDGNLFLDTLFYAEYANSGPGANTARRVKWKTLHFLNRIEAQKYTLGTFLAGSGQWVRAAGVPFLLGLRR, encoded by the exons ATGCTCGCAAAAATAGTTGTTTCAGGGATTTCCCTGATACTTGTCGTCGGTGTAGTCATCGGAGTTGTGGTTGCTGTCAACCGCAGTAATGACAGTTCAGAGAACACTGAAGACTTGTCACCACAAATGAAGGCTGTTACACAAATTTGTCAGCCAACTAATTATAAAGAAACTTGCACCAAGGTCCTCGGTTCAGCCAACAGCACTGATCCTAAAGAGTTGATTAAAGCAGGGATTTTAGCCATATCGGATTCAGTGACGAAATCCATGAATTTGAGTGAGGATCTTGTAGTAAACGGTGGTAGTAACGAGCCACGTACAAAACTTGCTCTGGAGGATTGTAAGATACTACTGAAAAATGCTTCTGATGAGCTTAACGATATTCTTGCAAAGGTGGGTGAGAATGATCTGAAAAGCATAGCTGAGCAAGCTGATGATTTTCGAATCTGGTTGAGTTCTATCATCTCCTATCAGGAATTGTGTATTGATGGGTTTGATCATGATAGTAACTTGAAATATTCAGTTCATAATAGTACTGATTACGGTAGTGAACTAACAGATAATGTTCTGACTATTCTTGGTGGGATTTCAAAAATCCTGGAAAACTTTGGTCTCCATCTTAATCTTCCATCCACCAATTCTCGTCGTCTCCTTAGAGCTGATGGATATCCAACCTGGGTATCTGCTGCTGATCGTAAGCTCTTGGCCGCTGGAAATGCAGGCAAGCCTGCACCAGATGCAGTAGTTGCTCTAGATGGCAGTGGGCAATTCAAGTCTATTAATGCAGCTATAAACTCATACCCAAAAGGCCACCAGGGCCGAtttgttatttatgttaaagCTGGAATCTATAACGAGCTCGTCAAGGTGCCAAAGCGCCAGCCTAATATTTTCATGTACGGTGATGGACCAAGGAGGAGCATTATCACCGGAAAGAAGAGCTTCACCAGTGGTTTTAACACCTGGAACACTGCTTCCTTTG TGGTTGAATCACCAGGGTTCATCTGCAAGGGGATGGGATTCCAGAACACTGCAGGTCCTGATGGTCACCAGGCAGTTGCCATGCGAGCTAACTCTGACATGTCAATTTACCACAACTGCAGGTTCGATGGATATCAAGATACATTGTTGTACCAAGCAGGCCGTCAATTCTACCGGAACTGTGTCATCTCCGGCACCATAGATTTCCTCTTCGGTTACGGTGCAGCTGTGATTCAAAACTCCTTGATCATAGTCAGGAAGCCTAATCCAAACCAATCCAACACAGTGACAGCAGATGGCAAGAAGGAAAGGGGACAACCAACTGGACTTGTAATTCATAACTGCAGAATTGTGCCTGAAGTAAAACTCGACCCTGAGAGACTAACTGTGAAAACATACTTGGGCAGGCCCTGGAAACAATTTTCAACCACTGTAGTAATGGAATCACAAGTGGGAGATTTGATTCAGCCTGAAGGGTGGATTCCATGGGATGGAAACTTATTTCTTGACACTTTGTTTTATGCTGAGTATGCAAATAGTGGACCTGGTGCCAATACTGCAAGGAGGGTGAAGTGGAAGACACTTCATTTTCTTAATAGGATTGAAGCTCAAAAATACACCCTCGGAACTTTTCTTGCCGGCTCCGGTCAATGGGTTAGAGCTGCTGGAGTTCCTTTCTTGCTTGGGCTCAGGAGATAG